A single region of the Salipaludibacillus sp. LMS25 genome encodes:
- a CDS encoding VanZ family protein, whose translation MIDNNFIHMVGIIFLAIIIIGDLIINRHSQKPLLWRLVLYSFLYYIMNVINLTIFPIDPYNFGFIVEPQLIPFYFIYESIHYGIQSVYVYNLIMLLPLGIYIPLLFPKRRNVIKTTLVGLFFSLIIEITQLIINRTFGAMRQFNVDDLILNTLGTALGFFIFCLLWRILTKYRVHTYLDRQC comes from the coding sequence GTGATAGACAATAATTTTATTCATATGGTCGGTATCATTTTTCTTGCCATTATAATTATTGGTGACCTCATTATAAATCGACATAGCCAAAAGCCCCTACTATGGCGCCTTGTTCTCTATAGTTTTTTATACTATATAATGAATGTCATTAATTTAACTATTTTCCCTATAGATCCTTATAACTTTGGATTTATAGTCGAGCCGCAGCTCATTCCTTTTTACTTCATTTATGAGTCGATTCATTACGGTATCCAAAGTGTTTATGTGTACAACCTTATCATGCTACTGCCTCTTGGAATATATATCCCATTGTTATTCCCAAAGAGGAGAAATGTTATTAAGACCACACTAGTTGGGTTGTTTTTTTCCCTAATAATAGAAATAACCCAATTAATAATAAATAGGACATTTGGAGCCATGCGGCAATTTAACGTTGATGATCTTATTTTGAACACATTAGGCACAGCTTTAGGTTTTTTTATTTTTTGTTTATTATGGCGAATATTAACAAAGTACCGTGTCCATACTTATCTCGATAGACAGTGTTAA
- a CDS encoding NAD(P)H-binding protein gives MYYDVAFNTSREAIQSAPASFAPYVAAKHYADEWLKDTDLDYTIIHPGALRMTKELGR, from the coding sequence ATTTATTATGATGTTGCCTTTAATACGAGTCGAGAAGCCATTCAATCAGCCCCAGCGTCTTTTGCACCGTACGTAGCAGCAAAGCATTATGCAGATGAGTGGTTAAAAGACACAGACTTAGACTATACGATCATCCATCCTGGTGCTTTACGAATGACAAAGGAACTGGGAAGATAA
- a CDS encoding transposase, with protein MGKNGGVIKKILWDHFAGFWEIQDHRFPKDYQNDIYETVDKAMKCGSRDLGFAKYECLGCQGETKPVFIGFTCKSRFCHKCGKKYTDEWSDKQEEMIFDVPHRHMVFTIPEELRKVFFRDRYKLNELSKEVAEVFKNYFYHKSKKRRMEVGVITVIHTFGRDLKFNPHIHALVTEGALDRHKEWVPSEYISYHYLRKSWQKLVLDLMKRWFPQNDRTDELINDLYQRYPHGFYVNAETKMKHAKGAAKYIGRYLARPAIAEYRITSYNGQTVKFWYEDHRTGQRKDVAWPVYKFIFKLLQHIPPKHFRIVGRFGLYSRRSHKQANAILKLYTFVRVRKISLLLETSKKKKTYRQRMIEEFERDPYQCPHCQREMELTMIWPADHGYLYHYMEGMTILKTEMKRRREMDAIKRRAG; from the coding sequence GTGGGTAAAAATGGTGGTGTGATTAAGAAAATCTTATGGGATCATTTTGCTGGCTTTTGGGAAATACAGGATCATCGTTTTCCTAAGGATTACCAAAACGATATTTATGAAACGGTTGATAAGGCAATGAAGTGTGGTTCAAGGGATCTCGGGTTTGCTAAGTATGAGTGCTTAGGTTGTCAAGGAGAAACGAAGCCTGTATTTATTGGATTTACATGTAAGAGTCGCTTTTGCCATAAGTGTGGAAAGAAGTATACGGATGAATGGTCGGATAAACAAGAAGAGATGATTTTCGATGTTCCTCATCGGCATATGGTTTTTACAATTCCTGAAGAATTAAGAAAAGTATTTTTTCGGGATCGTTATAAATTGAATGAATTGAGTAAAGAAGTGGCGGAGGTATTTAAGAATTACTTCTATCACAAAAGTAAAAAGCGTCGGATGGAAGTAGGCGTGATCACGGTGATTCATACATTTGGTCGTGATCTAAAATTTAATCCTCATATTCATGCTCTTGTGACAGAAGGAGCTCTAGATCGTCACAAAGAGTGGGTTCCTAGTGAGTACATATCTTATCATTATTTAAGAAAGTCTTGGCAGAAGCTTGTGCTGGATCTCATGAAGAGGTGGTTTCCTCAAAACGATAGGACTGACGAACTCATTAATGATTTGTATCAAAGGTACCCACATGGTTTCTATGTGAATGCCGAGACAAAAATGAAACATGCTAAAGGAGCTGCCAAGTATATTGGGCGTTACTTAGCTAGACCAGCTATAGCTGAATATCGAATCACATCTTATAACGGACAAACCGTTAAGTTTTGGTATGAAGATCATCGTACAGGACAACGAAAAGATGTGGCATGGCCCGTTTATAAATTTATTTTTAAACTTCTTCAACACATCCCACCAAAACATTTTCGAATAGTGGGACGTTTTGGTCTGTATAGTCGTCGGTCTCATAAACAAGCGAATGCCATTTTAAAGCTATATACGTTTGTAAGGGTAAGAAAGATTTCCTTATTGTTAGAGACGTCGAAGAAAAAGAAAACCTATCGGCAACGGATGATCGAAGAGTTTGAACGTGATCCTTATCAGTGTCCTCATTGTCAGAGAGAAATGGAGCTTACGATGATATGGCCCGCAGACCATGGGTATCTTTATCACTATATGGAAGGGATGACCATTTTAAAAACAGAAATGAAGAGAAGGAGGGAAATGGATGCGATCAAACGACGAGCAGGATAA
- a CDS encoding ABC transporter ATP-binding protein produces the protein MIQLNNVCKAFTNKKQRIKVLDCLNLQVNTGEMIAIMGRSGAGKSTLLNIMAGLEHVDEGQYFFHDEALSSKGREALATFRREKIGFIMQHYPLIDTKNVTENVALPLLYGKHPKKDAMSQAKKMLANLDIGYLEDQSIETLSGGEAQRVAIARALIQDPELILADEPTGSLDEEAEKDILDLCVHLNRAGKTFIIVTHDSVVAERCHKIYKLEDGRCLESPTGLIKKPLKSDDTC, from the coding sequence ATGATTCAATTAAATAACGTTTGCAAAGCGTTTACTAACAAGAAGCAACGGATTAAAGTGTTAGATTGCTTAAATTTGCAAGTAAATACAGGAGAGATGATTGCCATCATGGGACGAAGCGGTGCTGGCAAATCTACTTTATTAAATATCATGGCAGGCTTAGAGCATGTAGATGAAGGACAGTACTTCTTTCACGATGAGGCATTATCATCGAAAGGGCGGGAAGCGTTAGCCACCTTCAGAAGGGAAAAAATAGGTTTTATCATGCAACATTATCCGTTAATTGATACGAAGAATGTCACAGAGAACGTTGCTTTACCTTTACTTTACGGAAAACACCCTAAAAAAGACGCCATGAGTCAAGCGAAAAAAATGTTGGCTAACCTTGACATCGGTTATCTTGAAGACCAGTCCATCGAGACATTGTCTGGAGGAGAAGCCCAGAGAGTGGCTATTGCTAGAGCGCTAATCCAAGACCCAGAACTCATACTTGCTGATGAGCCGACTGGTTCATTGGATGAAGAGGCCGAAAAGGATATCCTTGACTTATGTGTTCACCTAAACAGAGCAGGCAAGACATTCATTATCGTCACCCATGATTCAGTAGTCGCCGAAAGGTGCCATAAAATATATAAGTTAGAGGATGGCCGCTGTTTAGAATCTCCTACGGGACTTATTAAAAAGCCCCTTAAAAGTGATGACACATGTTAG
- a CDS encoding ABC transporter permease, whose product MTEQYRKLKKNGLLLIGLMYLVLSLAVMVFSFYQVKQAQLDMLAHELVAPNADAFTFDEAYDVSWEKADITGPFTVFNGDGQIRGLFFQENTYIPPMIEGRYFSEDDFYAGKKVAVIGKSVGEDFVELIERDHYEIIGVMGTSHAAKIDHLILVNLDSLESPLSKRYTLHTDHRQQEAGVLSFANKQLSTTTILAEEAGTLNFIGANRYHPVITLIFYMLVIFFNILIVIAYFSKQKRHYEIMWKIGIRVKEPFVRNATACILVGTASYLFVGASSLFFAMTWVNRADITLHISNILMGYIIMFVCVLVMSSGIYFYTRAQIER is encoded by the coding sequence ATGACAGAACAGTATAGAAAACTTAAAAAAAATGGCTTATTACTCATCGGACTTATGTATCTTGTGTTAAGCTTAGCCGTTATGGTTTTCAGCTTTTATCAAGTGAAGCAAGCACAATTGGATATGTTAGCACATGAGTTGGTAGCACCCAATGCGGACGCTTTTACCTTTGATGAGGCGTATGATGTGAGTTGGGAAAAAGCCGATATCACTGGACCGTTTACCGTCTTTAATGGTGATGGTCAAATAAGAGGACTGTTCTTTCAAGAAAATACGTACATTCCTCCGATGATTGAAGGACGCTATTTCTCAGAAGATGACTTTTACGCCGGGAAAAAAGTAGCTGTCATTGGGAAATCAGTTGGAGAGGATTTTGTAGAACTGATTGAACGTGATCATTATGAGATTATTGGGGTCATGGGCACCTCTCATGCGGCCAAGATCGATCATTTAATACTAGTAAACCTAGATTCTTTAGAAAGTCCCCTTTCAAAACGTTATACACTTCATACGGATCACCGCCAGCAGGAGGCAGGTGTCCTCTCCTTCGCAAATAAACAGCTGTCAACGACGACTATCTTAGCGGAAGAAGCGGGGACATTAAATTTTATAGGGGCCAATCGATATCACCCTGTTATCACACTCATCTTCTACATGCTTGTTATTTTCTTTAACATCTTAATAGTAATCGCATATTTTTCCAAGCAAAAACGCCACTACGAGATTATGTGGAAAATAGGTATACGAGTAAAAGAACCCTTTGTGAGAAATGCCACAGCTTGTATATTAGTGGGAACAGCTAGTTACCTCTTTGTGGGAGCAAGCAGTCTATTTTTTGCGATGACATGGGTAAATAGAGCAGATATAACACTTCATATATCTAATATTCTCATGGGGTACATTATCATGTTTGTTTGTGTACTCGTCATGTCCAGTGGCATCTATTTTTACACAAGAGCTCAAATAGAAAGGTGA
- a CDS encoding TetR/AcrR family transcriptional regulator yields the protein MTLQLSAKAKNTRRKILQAAKELMLKKSIDKTTVNDIVEKAGVAKGTFYLYFESKEELAWSFIEEGAPVFNLHLEQLRSKEVCRETIDCFIDNMVAFCIENRQLFKIIHHVKFLEFIHFEKKQLQFESLYISHIKTFLDRGVAEGTLNIPDTDFYANFIFISLHELIERMVLHDDDALHEATHKIKEIVHRLLRWEET from the coding sequence ATGACACTACAATTAAGTGCTAAAGCAAAAAATACAAGGCGCAAGATTTTACAGGCAGCCAAAGAGTTAATGTTAAAAAAAAGCATCGATAAAACGACTGTCAATGACATAGTGGAGAAGGCAGGTGTGGCGAAAGGAACTTTTTATCTCTACTTTGAGAGTAAAGAGGAGTTGGCATGGAGCTTTATAGAGGAAGGGGCTCCTGTCTTTAATCTTCATTTAGAACAACTGAGATCTAAGGAGGTATGTAGAGAGACAATCGATTGCTTTATCGATAATATGGTTGCCTTTTGTATAGAAAACAGGCAACTCTTTAAAATTATTCATCATGTGAAGTTTTTAGAATTTATTCATTTTGAGAAAAAGCAATTACAATTTGAAAGCCTTTATATATCACATATTAAAACTTTTTTAGACCGCGGTGTTGCGGAAGGGACATTAAACATACCGGATACAGACTTTTACGCAAACTTTATCTTTATTTCCCTTCATGAACTGATTGAAAGAATGGTCCTTCATGATGATGACGCTTTGCATGAAGCAACACACAAGATAAAAGAAATCGTACATCGTTTATTAAGGTGGGAGGAGACATGA
- a CDS encoding RND family transporter, which produces MKKLANIIVRRYKAILLLSLVFFVLSIFTTSNLSILSNMEEMLPENSRTLQASKEFDHYFPSQDNGIVVVKGEAETSKQFLDDLEQELMTRELKADILYRIDLQELDEQQLLYLDDEFFEYLEKYLEAADIANIHALITPLTEEATGENMLYITNETEAAFLMMLRPVIDRNDFLNSREDFYHTVTESIHVLLEREDYHSLDAGLTGGAFIQDIEADNEALDGFFGTMVITVILILLIIMITFRKTLLLSSVVYPLVLGVLLAASFAYLLYGSINMFTMSFALLLIGLGIDFSIHFISRYLEERELGKTSTHSVKTALHETGVGIIIGAITTSFAFLTFLFAKFKAFEQMGVISAMGIVSLCVSMIILVPAFVMLIDRKAVKQRKKIAFTGLNDLGQSIVKCPMTYLMAVLVCVPLLFFSVKNIEVVGDLDKIFPDDLESAKWSDVVADEFGYNTNTLAFMVENEEVLTATIDTLKKRDDVDSIMSIYDYLPDNQAYKREVLEQLKTFLTDIGDENSDSFHVSKMGIHDLPTNVTSHFIGKEGRLLVEVVPSVNIYDQGHYSSLEQAITAASGHSPVSMAAVMNEVIELVKGDIVTISSVCLVMIAIVLLLLFKSVKNMVICLIPLMLTLYVTLGIIPHLGRELNVFSIAAFPLIIGIGIDSSIHLVHRLKTQTDVGYVLMTTGKAIILTGITTCIGFGSLMFINHPGMANLGATVAIGMIVCLVITLTFVPALYVKMHRVKHH; this is translated from the coding sequence ATGAAAAAACTAGCGAACATCATTGTGAGAAGATACAAGGCGATTCTTTTACTTAGTCTTGTTTTCTTTGTCCTGTCTATTTTTACCACGTCAAACTTATCGATTCTGTCAAACATGGAGGAAATGCTACCGGAAAACAGCCGTACATTACAAGCTAGCAAGGAATTTGACCACTATTTTCCCTCTCAAGATAATGGGATTGTTGTAGTGAAAGGGGAGGCTGAAACGAGTAAACAATTTTTAGACGATTTGGAACAGGAATTAATGACAAGAGAGCTAAAAGCAGATATCTTATATCGGATCGATTTGCAAGAGCTAGACGAACAGCAACTGCTCTATTTAGATGATGAATTTTTTGAATATTTAGAAAAATATCTAGAAGCAGCTGATATAGCGAACATTCACGCATTAATCACACCATTAACGGAAGAAGCGACTGGTGAAAACATGCTATATATTACCAATGAGACTGAGGCGGCTTTCTTAATGATGCTTCGACCTGTCATTGATAGAAACGATTTTTTAAATAGTCGAGAGGATTTCTATCATACCGTAACAGAGTCTATCCACGTCTTACTTGAGCGAGAGGACTATCACTCTCTTGACGCTGGCTTGACTGGCGGAGCCTTTATTCAAGATATAGAAGCAGACAATGAGGCACTTGATGGCTTCTTTGGAACGATGGTCATCACAGTGATACTTATCTTACTCATCATCATGATCACATTTCGCAAAACGCTTTTATTATCAAGTGTTGTATACCCGCTCGTATTAGGGGTGTTATTAGCTGCTAGTTTTGCTTATCTCTTATACGGTTCTATTAATATGTTTACGATGAGCTTTGCGCTACTGTTAATCGGCTTAGGAATCGATTTTTCTATTCACTTCATTTCAAGATACTTAGAGGAGCGAGAACTGGGGAAAACGTCGACACATTCAGTAAAAACGGCGTTGCATGAAACAGGAGTAGGCATTATAATTGGCGCCATCACAACGAGCTTTGCCTTTCTCACTTTTTTATTTGCTAAATTTAAAGCTTTTGAACAAATGGGCGTCATCTCGGCAATGGGTATTGTGTCATTGTGTGTATCCATGATCATCCTCGTGCCTGCTTTCGTCATGCTCATTGATAGAAAAGCGGTAAAGCAACGGAAAAAAATCGCATTTACTGGATTAAATGACTTAGGCCAAAGTATTGTAAAATGCCCGATGACTTATCTCATGGCCGTGCTTGTATGTGTGCCACTTCTGTTTTTTTCAGTAAAAAACATAGAGGTGGTTGGCGACTTAGATAAGATTTTTCCAGACGACCTTGAGAGTGCGAAATGGTCTGACGTTGTGGCAGATGAATTCGGCTACAATACGAACACATTAGCGTTTATGGTGGAAAATGAGGAAGTATTAACCGCGACGATAGACACGTTGAAAAAGAGAGATGACGTGGACTCTATTATGTCTATTTATGACTACTTACCTGATAATCAAGCGTACAAACGAGAGGTGTTGGAGCAATTAAAAACGTTTTTAACCGATATTGGCGATGAAAATAGTGACTCGTTTCATGTTTCAAAAATGGGGATTCACGATCTTCCAACAAATGTCACCTCACACTTTATTGGAAAAGAAGGGCGTTTACTTGTTGAAGTGGTTCCTTCCGTCAATATTTATGATCAAGGCCATTATAGCAGTTTAGAGCAGGCTATCACGGCTGCCAGTGGCCATAGCCCCGTAAGTATGGCCGCAGTTATGAATGAAGTCATTGAATTAGTGAAAGGAGACATTGTGACCATATCCAGTGTATGTCTTGTCATGATTGCCATCGTGCTGCTCTTATTATTTAAATCAGTTAAAAACATGGTGATTTGTCTTATTCCTCTGATGCTCACGCTGTATGTTACTTTAGGTATCATTCCTCACCTTGGGAGAGAGTTAAACGTATTTAGTATCGCTGCTTTTCCGCTCATTATCGGCATTGGTATCGATAGTAGTATCCATCTTGTCCATCGCTTAAAGACACAGACCGATGTAGGCTACGTTCTCATGACAACAGGAAAAGCGATTATTTTAACTGGGATCACAACTTGCATTGGATTTGGCAGCCTGATGTTTATTAACCACCCTGGGATGGCCAATCTAGGGGCAACGGTTGCTATCGGTATGATAGTGTGTCTCGTTATCACCCTTACCTTTGTGCCGGCGCTATATGTCAAGATGCACCGCGTTAAACACCATTAA
- a CDS encoding DUF3997 domain-containing protein, giving the protein MKRVIKLKGIKITTVLLSGLLLTTSCAGLSNTETVIGENYTFGNESQHNVFLYYDENKDGVGDSAIVPAKLVKLNWDDHVIIAQQEKLSSGEPTGQYRYWIEDRDNRELIGANLTLQEFEELKKSLNINLELKELSEF; this is encoded by the coding sequence ATGAAAAGGGTGATAAAATTGAAGGGAATAAAAATAACGACTGTATTATTAAGTGGCCTTTTACTCACAACAAGTTGTGCTGGGTTAAGTAATACTGAGACTGTAATCGGGGAAAACTATACCTTTGGTAATGAATCTCAACACAATGTCTTTCTCTACTACGATGAGAATAAGGATGGTGTTGGGGACAGTGCAATTGTTCCCGCAAAATTAGTTAAACTAAATTGGGATGATCACGTCATTATTGCTCAACAAGAAAAACTCAGTTCTGGAGAACCCACAGGACAATATAGATACTGGATAGAAGATCGAGATAATAGAGAGCTTATTGGTGCCAATTTAACCTTACAAGAATTCGAAGAACTAAAAAAGTCGTTAAATATTAACTTAGAATTGAAAGAACTTAGTGAATTTTAA
- a CDS encoding IS5 family transposase → MYNHSEHHMLLPDDFFLPFGGKLNKHNRWVKLANLIPWWKVEDQYKHHLKDLTQGAHAYSVRLALGALIIKERLGTSDRETVEQVTENPYLQYFLGLPDYQEDPPFHASSMTHFRKRITRDILNQVNEWVVEEARGSSKEADSDDDDSHHGSGGASKSSVSKPDQPDKSEEPRYHQGKLLIDATCAPADITYPTDVTLLNKSREKLEGMIDTLHDSLGGSQKKPRTYRQKARKEYVSLTKQKKPSKRKLRKGIRKQLNYVKRDLKHVTNLVDQVGLSALSRRQYRDLLVIQAVYRQQKQMYTSKSHRIDDRIVSISQPHVRPIVRGKAHTNVEFGAKLSLVMRDGWAFLDNVRWDAYHEGTDLKRAIASYKNRFGYYPEAVLADRIYLTRENRAYCKREGIRLSGPKLGRPSKKENKEQKRVAYQDARERNAIEGKFGEAKRTYGLGLIRARLKETSESIIALQVLNLNLSKALRALHFFLLMTTIGSLTSDKRDCQMKTH, encoded by the coding sequence ATGTACAATCATTCAGAACATCACATGTTGTTACCTGACGATTTTTTTCTGCCATTTGGCGGCAAGTTAAATAAACATAACCGGTGGGTAAAACTGGCGAACCTTATTCCATGGTGGAAAGTAGAAGACCAGTATAAACATCACTTGAAAGACCTCACTCAAGGTGCGCACGCTTACTCGGTTCGGCTGGCTCTTGGTGCCCTTATCATTAAAGAAAGGTTAGGGACGAGTGACCGTGAAACGGTGGAGCAGGTGACTGAGAATCCGTATCTTCAGTACTTTCTAGGCTTGCCAGACTATCAAGAAGACCCACCCTTTCATGCCTCCTCGATGACTCATTTTAGAAAGCGTATTACCCGTGACATCTTGAACCAAGTAAATGAATGGGTGGTAGAAGAAGCCCGTGGCTCTTCTAAAGAGGCTGATTCTGATGATGACGACTCTCATCATGGCTCAGGTGGTGCTTCAAAGTCCTCCGTATCTAAACCAGATCAGCCGGATAAGTCTGAGGAACCACGTTATCATCAAGGAAAGCTGCTCATTGATGCGACATGTGCCCCAGCTGATATCACCTATCCGACTGACGTGACTCTTTTGAACAAGAGCCGTGAAAAATTAGAAGGCATGATTGATACCCTTCATGACTCCCTTGGTGGTAGTCAAAAGAAACCAAGAACATACCGTCAAAAAGCCCGTAAAGAGTATGTGAGTTTGACTAAGCAGAAGAAGCCGTCCAAACGTAAGCTGAGAAAGGGAATTAGAAAGCAACTCAACTACGTCAAACGTGATCTAAAGCATGTGACAAACTTGGTAGATCAGGTTGGGCTTTCAGCTTTAAGTCGTCGTCAGTATCGTGATCTCTTAGTGATTCAAGCCGTTTACCGACAACAAAAGCAGATGTACACGTCAAAATCTCATCGAATTGATGACAGAATCGTGAGTATCTCACAACCGCATGTACGACCGATTGTTCGAGGAAAAGCACACACAAACGTTGAATTTGGTGCGAAACTGTCACTCGTTATGAGGGATGGCTGGGCATTCCTAGATAACGTAAGGTGGGATGCCTACCACGAAGGGACAGATTTGAAAAGAGCGATAGCGTCGTACAAAAACCGCTTTGGGTATTATCCAGAAGCTGTTTTAGCAGATCGGATTTATCTGACACGTGAAAATCGTGCTTATTGCAAGCGAGAAGGGATTCGCCTTAGCGGTCCAAAGCTAGGAAGACCCTCGAAAAAAGAAAATAAAGAACAAAAACGAGTCGCCTACCAGGATGCACGTGAGCGAAATGCCATTGAGGGCAAATTCGGAGAAGCCAAACGCACTTATGGTTTAGGGCTTATTCGAGCACGTCTAAAAGAGACAAGTGAATCTATTATCGCCCTGCAAGTGTTAAATCTTAACTTGTCGAAGGCCTTAAGGGCTCTTCATTTTTTCTTGCTTATGACAACGATCGGATCACTCACGTCAGATAAACGAGACTGTCAGATGAAAACTCATTAA
- the abc-f gene encoding ribosomal protection-like ABC-F family protein, translating into MKELLLLNNVSIHVKDHVLFQHVSTHVQEGDIIGLIGKNGAGKSTFLHMLHGDASPTTGEIKQVVTFLNFAMVEQETVSYVRGDMTKQEVTLLEKWHVPNQPYSQLSGGEKVKARLAKGLALEADILMLDEPTNHLDDDSTAFLITQLKAYRGTVILVSHDRYFLDAVSTKIWSLENETLIDHKGNYTSYMKARKQKRESQQRQYDNQQKMVARIEGQLKELTSWSQKAHAQSTKKEGYKEYYRLKAKRMDAQVKSKQKRLEKELEKINAAPVEQDDDVHFSMTANTKVGKRFLEVKQLTKSFDEQPLFKDASFTIQHGEKVALIGPNGSGKTTFLNILMGHETAQGDVWLSPSATIGYLTQDVFDLPLDQTPSHLFAQDSYKERGKVQNVMKHLGFTASQWAQPIRHMSMGERVKCKLMTYILEEKEVLVLDEPTNHLDLPSREQLEETLSHYNGTLLIVSHDRYFIEKTTNTRLVFSQQRIHKQLTDHKPSPERDTTADRRLALETERQDVLGKLSLSNPTSQDYAELDRKFNDLTRQLKELGS; encoded by the coding sequence TTGAAAGAGTTATTACTGCTAAACAATGTAAGCATCCATGTGAAAGATCACGTCCTGTTCCAACACGTCAGTACCCATGTGCAAGAAGGTGATATAATCGGGCTTATAGGTAAAAACGGGGCTGGGAAATCCACGTTCTTACACATGTTACATGGTGATGCCTCCCCCACCACAGGGGAGATTAAACAAGTGGTAACTTTCCTTAACTTCGCCATGGTCGAGCAAGAAACGGTATCGTACGTAAGGGGTGATATGACAAAACAGGAGGTGACCTTACTAGAGAAGTGGCATGTCCCGAACCAGCCTTATTCACAATTAAGCGGTGGTGAGAAAGTGAAAGCACGCCTTGCAAAAGGTCTAGCATTAGAGGCTGACATTCTCATGTTAGATGAACCGACAAATCACCTTGACGATGACAGCACCGCCTTTTTAATCACCCAACTTAAGGCGTACCGTGGAACGGTTATCCTCGTCTCCCATGACCGCTATTTTTTAGATGCTGTATCCACTAAAATATGGTCATTGGAAAATGAGACACTGATTGACCATAAAGGCAACTATACGAGCTATATGAAAGCTAGGAAACAAAAGCGTGAATCCCAGCAACGCCAATACGATAACCAACAGAAAATGGTGGCACGTATAGAAGGCCAATTAAAGGAACTCACCTCATGGTCACAAAAGGCTCACGCACAATCGACGAAAAAAGAAGGCTATAAAGAGTATTACCGTTTGAAAGCCAAACGTATGGATGCTCAAGTAAAATCTAAACAGAAGCGCTTGGAAAAAGAGTTAGAAAAAATAAACGCGGCTCCTGTGGAACAAGATGATGACGTTCACTTCTCCATGACCGCCAATACAAAAGTAGGGAAACGATTTTTAGAGGTAAAACAGCTGACAAAGTCGTTTGACGAGCAACCACTTTTTAAAGATGCCAGCTTTACAATCCAACATGGGGAAAAGGTCGCTCTTATCGGTCCAAATGGTAGTGGGAAAACGACCTTTTTGAACATACTGATGGGTCATGAAACGGCTCAAGGGGACGTGTGGCTCTCACCCTCTGCCACGATAGGTTATTTAACACAAGACGTCTTTGACTTGCCACTCGATCAAACGCCTTCCCACTTGTTTGCGCAAGACAGCTATAAAGAGCGGGGCAAGGTTCAAAACGTGATGAAGCATTTAGGGTTTACTGCCTCCCAGTGGGCCCAACCTATCCGACATATGAGTATGGGGGAGCGGGTGAAGTGTAAGCTTATGACGTATATTCTCGAAGAAAAAGAGGTGCTCGTGTTAGATGAACCGACAAATCATCTCGACCTCCCTTCACGGGAACAATTAGAAGAGACGTTATCACATTATAACGGCACCCTTCTCATCGTCTCACACGATCGCTACTTTATTGAAAAAACGACCAACACGAGGCTCGTTTTTTCACAGCAGCGCATTCACAAACAGCTCACTGACCACAAGCCATCCCCTGAACGTGACACGACAGCCGATAGACGGTTAGCTCTTGAAACAGAACGGCAAGACGTGTTAGGGAAATTGAGCCTATCAAATCCCACAAGCCAAGACTACGCAGAGCTTGATCGGAAATTTAACGACTTGACGAGACAGTTGAAAGAGTTGGGTTCCTAA
- a CDS encoding WXG100 family type VII secretion target, which translates to MILGGVVTLALIKKGGLDGPAKIKISDEQLTEMLSTYQSLHDEVQSMLADFFQPLESLEGEGAFTGEAGQAFTEYCTLLRSYLEARYDLSFEEIKLTIEQFHTALSEIDQLDI; encoded by the coding sequence ATGATTTTAGGTGGAGTAGTTACGTTGGCATTAATTAAGAAAGGTGGATTAGATGGACCGGCAAAAATTAAAATAAGTGACGAACAGCTGACAGAGATGCTGTCAACGTATCAATCATTACATGACGAGGTACAGAGCATGCTAGCAGATTTTTTTCAACCGTTAGAAAGTTTAGAAGGTGAAGGAGCCTTTACCGGTGAGGCGGGACAGGCATTTACCGAATATTGTACGTTATTAAGAAGCTATTTAGAGGCACGGTATGATTTATCTTTTGAAGAAATAAAATTAACGATTGAACAGTTTCATACAGCATTAAGTGAAATTGATCAACTAGATATTTGA